In Mucilaginibacter celer, one DNA window encodes the following:
- a CDS encoding YybH family protein yields MNLPKTAQEAHASLAAAFNTKNLQTVLSMYDTEGIMFPEPEKTVSGKAGWTEAITGILAIPGTMQIKTVYCVQTGDVALGRSEWSITDGGEVKVAAKGIEVMKQQADGGWKIIIDHAFGAESVLKAH; encoded by the coding sequence ATGAACTTACCAAAAACAGCACAGGAAGCACACGCAAGTTTAGCGGCGGCATTTAACACTAAAAACCTGCAAACCGTATTAAGTATGTATGATACCGAAGGGATCATGTTTCCCGAACCGGAAAAAACAGTAAGCGGTAAAGCCGGATGGACCGAAGCTATAACCGGAATATTAGCCATTCCCGGCACCATGCAAATTAAAACCGTTTATTGTGTGCAAACCGGTGATGTTGCCCTTGGCCGATCTGAATGGAGTATTACCGATGGTGGTGAGGTTAAAGTTGCCGCTAAAGGCATCGAAGTAATGAAACAACAAGCGGATGGTGGTTGGAAAATTATTATTGACCATGCCTTTGGGGCCGAGAGTGTACTTAAAGCTCATTGA